Within Haematobia irritans isolate KBUSLIRL chromosome 2, ASM5000362v1, whole genome shotgun sequence, the genomic segment GTTCAGTAGTTATTGCTGGATTGTTTAACACTCTCTCAGGATTGATGGTGATGTTGAGTTACTCTCACTAGAAGTTGTCATCGTGTactgaaaataaagaaaagatAGAAGCAAGTACAAGAGATTAAATGGTGGATGGCGAGTGATCTACTTGAAGCGCTGGTTGCTACCCGTAGTTGGGAACTGTTGTTGGTCTGCCCTTTGTATTTGAATTTGTAGTCTTTTATAACCTTAAGCTTGGGTATAATTTCATAAGTGTCAATTACAAACTCCTTTGTGGCCAATGCTCCCTCGAGGAGTAATGTATATTGGGCAAATGTGATGAAAACGTTGGTTTTGTTGTTAGAATATgtatgcaaacaattttttgtactgctCCTGTTTACCTTTTTCTCGCCCAAATTGACAGAAAGGTATATGTTGTGAAAGCTATTCAAAGATGAATTTGATTTCTCATCGGGTTGATTTAAGATCGTTGATGAACTTACTGCTATATCCTTTGTTTGGAATGGAACATGTCTCGATTGGTTGGTGCATTTTTTATTGTTCCCCACTTGGCAATTTTCGGGTGTATTTGCTAAAATATGTTGTGAACCATAAGACTGTTGATAACAGTTTGTCTTAGGACCGTGAGGGTTTGGTTCTGCATATTCCATATATGTTTTGCGCGAGGCTTTTGTTGTTGCATACGCTGAAACATTGTAATATTTTACAGATGATTGTCGTTTATTAGGTCCCGCTTCCATGCGGGAATTTTTGGATTCATTGTTGTTTGGTTTTATTGTCTTGGAAGAGTGGGTAGCCAATAAAGTGTGGTTCATGATGTTGGCCTTACATATTTGGTATGTGCAGCACGCTTCTTCAAATTTGTCGGAGTATGGTCCACAAAAGTCCAGTTCTTCTTCTACATCATTTAACATTAGATCTTCGTAGCTTTTTATTAAGCGTACCCACCATCTATCCAACTcgaattgaaaaatgtttaaataataTCCAGAAATGTTCTCCACTCGTACTCTTCTGGAGAACGAAATAATTTGgttgtaattaaaaataaatttccgaaGTAAtgccattattttttttttttttaatttatgttttgaCGTTTTTTGCTCCCAACATTATTTTCTGTATATCTGTTTTCCGGGCATTGTAttttaaacattattttttgtttgtttgttgcgGGAACTAACtgtacttttttatattttctgtgTTTATTTGTTCTTTTCTTCAGTCGTCTTTCATGATTAGatttaatttttcctttttcGACGTTTGCAACTATAATTTAACTTTAacaattgatttatttttagaaaatgtcaattAATTGCTTGCGGCTTTACCAATGTTAATTTTTACGTGCTTTATTGTTTTCTATTTGTTCTTGTGACTGACGTCTCTCTCTCCTCCAGAGATGGATGGTTGCCACTCATAAATTATCTCCAAATATATTACATTGAAATTTCAAATACTAATTAAATCGATGATGTGGCAATAATGATGTAACTGTCATATCATGAGATGTCTTACTCTCTCGCCAATTGTTTCTATTACGTCTCATGTGGAGACTTTACTTTTCATTATGTTCGTTAAAGTCTCCGCTTCAACCAATGACAAAATAATGCAACGTTGTTGTTGatgaattttcaataattatttttgttgttgtgttttattATTTGCTTTGCATTTGAGGAACAGTATTTACGTATATTCGtggagattttattttttggaaaaaaatatattctcttTAAGAGAATAATTATTCTTGCGCAGAGAAATGTTGTAATACTTGCATGAAATGTTGTTGCTTGTAATATCTTATATATTTGAGCTTATAACTGCGGAGGGATTGTGTAATATCTTCTTTTAAGAtaaatatagttatatattttaCCTCCCGCCTCAACAAAGTTCCATATAGCAATGAATATTGATAGGGCGCAGCAGAtttgttgttgtaaaaatttttgaaatgcaaATTTGTTGCAACTTTAAAGAAATAACTGAATGGTTACCACGGGGGATATTGCGTAATACATTTACACtgattttttagtttatttttgcaat encodes:
- the LOC142224385 gene encoding uncharacterized protein LOC142224385 isoform X1 — translated: MALLRKFIFNYNQIISFSRRVRVENISGYYLNIFQFELDRWWVRLIKSYEDLMLNDVEEELDFCGPYSDKFEEACCTYQICKANIMNHTLLATHSSKTIKPNNNESKNSRMEAGPNKRQSSVKYYNVSAYATTKASRKTYMEYAEPNPHGPKTNCYQQSYGSQHILANTPENCQVGNNKKCTNQSRHVPFQTKDIAVSSSTILNQPDEKSNSSLNSFHNIYLSVNLGEKKVNRSSTKNCLHTYSNNKTNVFITFAQYTLLLEGALATKEFVIDTYEIIPKLKVIKDYKFKYKGQTNNSSQLRYTMTTSSESNSTSPSILREC
- the LOC142224385 gene encoding uncharacterized protein LOC142224385 isoform X2 produces the protein MALLRKFIFNYNQIISFSRRVRVENISGYYLNIFQFELDRWWVRLIKSYEDLMLNDVEEELDFCGPYSDKFEEACCTYQICKANIMNHTLLATHSSKTIKPNNNESKNSRMEAGPNKRQSSVKYYNVSAYATTKASRKTYMEYAEPNPHGPKTNCYQQSYGSQHILANTPENCQVGNNKKCTNQSRHVPFQTKDIAVSSSTILNQPDEKSNSSLNSFHNIYLSVNLGEKKVNRSSTKNCLHTYSNNKTNVFITFAQYTLLLEGALATKEFVIDTYEIIPKLKVIKDYKFKYKGQTNNSSQLRVATSASIHDDNF